One window of the Salvelinus alpinus chromosome 13, SLU_Salpinus.1, whole genome shotgun sequence genome contains the following:
- the LOC139537369 gene encoding transcription initiation factor TFIID subunit 1-like isoform X3, with translation MSDSDSDEDQDRPFSLTGFLFGNINEDGQLEGDSVLDTESKKHLAGLGSLGLGNLITEITASEEDDLDEDGDTGGTDSEGWVKNDADAVDYSDINEVAEDETKKYRQAMGSLQPTRRTDDEDDYDADCEDIDAKLMPPPPPPCFSTPGGKKDDSSPTAASVGDEGDGIILPSIIAPSSLVDKVDFSSSSDSESETDRPSAGPGSGGSAACLSLPLAGIMQKDAAKALPGVTQLFPEFRPGRVLRFLRLFGPGKNMPSVWRSARRKRKRKHRDPQPGTPPPEGAEPMEQQGPEKKSGWDYEYAPPPPPEQCLSDDEITMMAPIESKFSQTSGDGDKVTESRPKVAEWRYGPAQLWYDMMGVPDDGSGFHYGFKLKEEEDDEQEKRERPEPPPPLQHPKEEGSGDEKDKQALENELFLMVTQLQWEDDIIWNGEDVKHKGTKTQRASLAGWLPSSMTRNANAYNAQQGLSRSNSQLVPPTPPPMPKAPSIGSGSKRDKHHHDHHATHEEDAPWFSIFPIDNEELVYGRWEDNIIWDDQAMDRMLSPPVLTLDPNDENIILEIPDEKESERMSHSPSKENKKESSLKKSRILLGKTGVIKDEPQQNMSQPEVKDPWNLSNDEFYYPKQQGLRGTFGGNIIQHSIPAVELRQPFFPTHMGPMKLRGFHRPSLKKYSFGTLSQPGPHAAQPLLKQIKKKAKMREQERQASGGGDMFFMRTAQDLTGKDGDLILAEYSEEYPPLIMQVGMATKIKNYYKRKPGKDPGAPDCKYGETVYCHTSPFLGSLHPGQLLPAFENNLFRAPIYLHKMPETDFLVLRTRQGYFIRELVDIFVVGQQCPLYEVPGPNSKRANTHIRDFLQVFIYRLFWKSKDRPRRIRMEDIKKAFPSHSESSIRKRLKLCADFKRTGMDSNWWVLKPDFRLPTEEEIRAMVSPEQCCAYYSMLVAEQRLKDAGYGEKSFFAPEEENEEDFQMKIDDEVRTAPWNTTRAFIAAMKGKCLLEVMGVADPTGCGEGFSYVKVPNKPTQQKAQDDREPQPAKKTVTGTDADLRRLSLKNAKQLLRKFGVPEEEIKKLSRWEVIDVVRTMSTEQARSGEGPMSKFARGSRFSVAEHQERYKEECQRIFDLQNKVLDSTEVLSTDTDSSSAEDSDFEEMGKNIENMLQNKKTSSQLSREKEEQERKELQRMLMGEESDRDHKGRKGFSSAFSTGSHKDDDTSSVTSLNSSATGRRLKIYRTFRDEDGKEYVRCETVRKPSVIDAYTRIRTTKDDEFIRKFAVFDEQHREEMRKERRRIQEQLRRLKRNQEKDRFKGPPEKKAKKVKEKPDLKVKLKCGACGAIGHMRTNKFCPLYYQTNAPPSNPVAMTEEQEEELEKTVIHNDNEELIKVEGTKIVLGKQLIESADEVRRKSLVLKFPKQHLPPKKKRRVGTTVHCDYLNRPHKSIHRRRTDPMVTLSSVLESVINDMRDHPNTYPFHTPVNAKVVKDYYKVIPRPMDLQTLRENVRKRVYPSREEFRENVELIIKNSATYNGAKHPITQVAQTMLDLCDEKLKEKEDRLVRLEKAINPLLDDDDQVAFSFILDNIVTQKMMAVPDSWPFHHPVNKKFVPDYYKVIVQPMDLENVRKNISKHKYQNRDVFLFDVSLVHTNSVKYNGPDSPYTKTALEIVNVCKQTLAEYDEHLTQLEKDISTAKEAALDAADLDSLDPMTPGTYTSQPADVFDSSASVSLHRETRLFSEVKASLMTVPEKRGLGKGRHRRLGEEESDVDIEGFEEEEYDCKPKTPAPAEDGEGDLEDEDDEEEMLLPPPRRRLQGHNDDDFEEDEGTSRPAHASVLYQDLLMSDGEDDASEEEGDNPFSSIHLSESGSDSDREVEVRPPPPPRPHQETARMGLEQDDSMMSYGEDVPDETHLEDSNVSYGSYEEPEGQTQTQTSSMGNGEGYGMSEEEEEDEEAARRRGPSVLSQVQLSEDEEDSEEFRSIGGDSDMDSDN, from the exons GAATCCAAAAAGCACCTGGCTGGCCTGGGCTCCCTGGGACTGGGCAACCTCATCACAGAGATCACTGCTAGTGAGGAGGACGATCTGGACGAGGATGGAGACACAGGTGGCACAGACTCAGAGG GCTGGGTGAAGAACGATGCCGATGCAGTTGATTATTCTGACATCAACGAGGTGGCTGAAGATGAGACTAAGAAGTATCGTCAGGCCATGGGCAGCCTGCAGCCTACGAGGAGAACAG ATGATGAGGATGACTATGATGCGGATTGTGAGGATATTGATGCCAAGCTTatgcctcctccacctcctccatgtttctccACGCCTGGTGGCAAGAAAGACGACTCCTCTCCCACGGCTGCAAGTG TTGGGGATGAAGGAGATGGGATCATCCTGCCCTCCATCATCGCTCCTTCCTCTCTGGTAGACAAAGTGGACTTCAGCAGTTCCTCAGACTCTGAATCGGAGACAGACCGGCCCTCTGCAGGCCCTGGGTCAGGGGGTTCTGCAGCCTGCCTCAGCTTGCCCCTGGCTGGCATCATGCAGAAGGATGCTGCCAAAGCCCTGCCTGGCGTCACACAGCTCTTCCCAGAGTTCAGGCCTGGAAGG GTGCTGCGGTTCCTTCGACTGTTTGGCCCTGGGAAGAACATGCCGTCGGTGTGGCGGAGCGCacgaagaaagaggaagaggaagcacCGCGACCCCCAGCCAGGGACACCCCCACCAGAGGGCGCTGAGCCCATGGAGCAGCAGGGACCAGAGAAGAAGTCTGGCTGGGACTATGAATACGCCCCACCTCCACCCCCAGAACAGTGCCTGTCTGACGACGAG ATCACCATGATGGCCCCAATAGAGTCCAAGTTCTCCCAGACCTCTGGAGACGGGGACAAGGTGACAGAGTCCAGGCCCAAGGTGGCAGAGTGGCGCTACGGTCCGGCCCAGCTCTGGTACGACATGATGGGGGTCCCTGACGATGGCAGTGGCTTCCACTACGGCTTCAaactgaaggaggaggaggacgatgaACAGGAGAAACGGGAGAGGCCAGAACCACCGCCACCTTTACAACATCCCAAAGAG GAGGGCAGTGGTGACGAAAAGGACAAACAGGCCCTGGAGAATGAGCTCTTCCTGATGGTCACCCAGCTTCAGTGGGAGGACGACATCATTTGGAACGGAGAGGACGTGAAACACAAGGGCACTAAAACCCAGCGAGCCAGTCTGGCAGGGTGGCTGCCTTCCAGCATGACCCGCAACGCCAATGCCTACAACGCACAGCAGG GTCTGAGTAGGAGTAACTCTCAGCTGGTgccccccactcctccacccatGCCCAAAGCCCCTTCCATCGGCTCTGGCTCCAAGAGGGACAAACACCACCACGACCATCATG CCACTCATGAAGAGGATGCCCCCTGGTTCTCCATCTTCCCTATTGACAATGAGGAGCTGGTGTACGGGCGCTGGGAGGACAACATCATCTGGGATGACCAGGCCATGGACCGCATGCTCTCACCCCCTGTCCTCACCCTAGACCCCAACGATGAGAACATCATTTTAG AAATCCCAGATGAGAAGGAGTCTGAGCGTATGTCCCACTCTCCGTCTAAGGAGAACAAGAAGGAGTCATCACTAAAGAAGAGTCGCATCCTGTTGGGGAAGACTGGGGTCATAAAAGATGAGCCTCAACAG AACATGTCCCAGCCTGAGGTGAAGGACCCATGGAACCTGTCCAATGATGAGTTCTATTATCCTAAGCAGCAAGGCCTGAGGGGCACCTTCGGTGGCAACATCATTCAG CACTCCATCCCTGCAGTGGAGCTGAGGCAGCCGTTCTTCCCTACTCACATGGGACCTATGAAGCTGCGTGGGTTCCACCGGCCCTCTCTGAAGAAGTACTCATTCGGGACGTTGTCCCAGCCAGGTCCCCACGCAGCCCAGCCTCTACTCAAACAGATCAAGAAGAAGGCCAAG ATGCGAGAACAAGAGCGCCAGGCTTCCGGTGGAGGTGACATGTTCTTCATGCGTACAGCTCAGGACCTGACAGGGAAAGACGGCGACCTGATTCTGGCAGAGTACAGCGAGGAATATCCTCCACTCATCATGCAAGTCGGCATGGCAACCAAGATCAAGAACTACTACAAGAGA AAACCAGGGAAGGACCCTGGAGCTCCAGACTGTAAGTACGGAGAGACCGTGTACTGCCACACCTCACCTTTCCTGGGCTCCCTGCACCCCGGACAGCTGCTGCCG GCTTTTGAGAACAACCTTTTCCGTGCCCCCATCTACCTCCACAAGATGCCAGAGACAGATTTCCTGGTGCTGCGTACACGGCAGGGCTACTTCATTAGAGAGCTGGTAGATATCTTTGTGGTCGGCCAGCAGTGTCCCCTCTATGAGGTCCCTGGACCCAACTCCAAACGAGCCAACACCCATATCAGAGACTTCTTGCAG GTGTTTATCTATCGGTTGTTCTGGAAGAGTAAAGATCGTCCAAGGAGAATCCGCATGGAGGACATAAAGAAAGCTTTCCCCTCACATTCAGAAAGCAGCATCCGCAAACGCCTAAAACTCTGTGCTGACTTTAAGCGTACAG GGATGGACTCTAACTGGTGGGTGCTGAAGCCTGACTTCAGGCTGCCTACTGAGGAGGAGATCAGGGCCATGGTGTCTCCAGAGCAGTGCTGTGCCTACTACAGCATGCTGGTGGCAGAGCAAAGACTGAAG GATGCTGGATATGGTGAAAAGTCCTTCTTTGCCCCAGAGGAAGAGAACGAGGAAGACTTCCAGATGAAGATTGATGATGAG GTCCGCACAGCCCCTTGGAACACGACGCGAGCCTTCATCGCTGCCATGAAGGGGAAGTGTCTGCTGGAGGTCATGGGGGTGGCCGACCCCACAGGCTGTGGAGAGGGATTCTCTTACGTCAAAGTGCCCAACAAGCCCACTCAACAAAAg GCCCAAGACGACCGGGAACCACAACCCGCTAAGAAAACTGTGACAGGGACAGACGCTGATCTGAGAAGACTGTCACTCAAAAACGCCAAGCAGCTGCTGCGCAAGTTCGGTGTTCCAGAGGAGGAG ataaAGAAGCTGTCTCGTTGGGAGGTGATTGACGTGGTGAGGACCATGTCCACAGAGCAGGCCCGCTCTGGCGAGGGGCCCATGAGCAAGTTTGCCCGCGGGTCCCGCTTCTCTGTAGCCGAACACCAGGAACGCTACAAGGAGGAGTGCCAGAGGATCTTTGACCTGCAGAACAA AGTATTGGATTCCACAGAGGTCCtgtccacagacacagacagcagCTCAGCGGAGGACAGTGACTTTGAGGAGATGGGGAAGAACATTGAGAACATGCTGCAGAACAAGAAGACCAGCTCCCAGCTGTCCAGagagaaggaggagcaggagaggaaggaGCTGCAGAGGATGCTGATGGGAGAGGAGAGCGACCGCGACCACAAGGGACGCAAGGGCTTCT CCAGTGCCTTCTCCACAGGCTCCCATAAAGATGACGACACGTCCTCGGTCACCAGCCTGAACTCGTCCGCTACGGGACGGCGCCTCAAAATCTACCGCACCTTCAGAGACGAGGACGGCAAGGAGTATGTCCGCTGTGAGACGGTCCGCAAACCCTCCGTCATAGACGCCTACACCAGGATCAGAACCACCAAGGATGATGAGTTCAT AAGAAAGTTTGCTGTGTTTGACGAGCAAcacagagaggagatgaggaaggaGCGGAGGAGGATCCAGGAACAGCTGAGGAGGCTGAAGAGGAACCAGGAGAAGGACCGGTTCAAGGGCCCCCCGGAGAAGAAGGCCAAGAAGGTCAAGGAGAAGCCAGACCTCAAGGTAAAA CTGAAGTGCGGAGCTTGCGGTGCCATCGGGCACATGCGAACCAACAAGTTCTGCCCGCTGTACTACCAGACCAACGCCCCGCCCTCCAACCCGGTTGCCATgacagaggagcaggaggaggagctggAGAAGACTGTCATCCACAACGACAACGAGGAACTCATCAAGGTGGAGGGAACCAAGATCGTCCTCGGCAAGCAGCTTATCGagag TGCTGATGAGGTGCGCAGGAAGTCTCTGGTGCTGAAGTTCCCCAAACAGCATCTTCCCCCCAAGAAGAAGAGACGTGTGGGAACCACTGTACACTGTGACTACCTCAAT AGGCCCCACAAATCCATCCACCGCCGACGCACTGACCCCATGGTCACTCTGTCCTCAGTCCTGGAGAGCGTCATCAACGACATGCGGGATCACCCTAAT ACATACCCCTTCCACACGCCGGTCAATGCCAAGGTGGTGAAGGACTACTATAAGGTCATCCCTCGTCCCATGGATCTGCAGACGCTACGGGAGAATGTGCGTAAGCGTGTGTACCCCTCCCGGGAGGAGTTCAGAGAGAACGTGGAGCTCATTATCAAGAACAGCGCCACATACAATG GTGCCAAACATCCAATAACCCAGGTGGCGCAGACAATGCTGGACCTTTGTGATGAGAAACTGAAAGAG AAGGAAGACAGGCTGGTGAGACTGGAGAAAGCTATCAACCCCCTGCTGGACGATGACGACCAGGTAGCCTTCTCCTTCATCCTGGACAACATCGTCACTCAGAAGATGATGGCCGTGCCTGAC TCTTGGCCGTTCCACCATCCAGTCAACAAGAAGTTTGTTCCAGATTACTACAAAGTGATAGTCCAACCCATGGACCTGGAGAATGTCCGCAAG AACATATCCAAACACAAGTACCAGAACCGGGATGTGTTCCTGTTTGACGTCAGCCTGGTCCACACCAACAGTGTCAAGTACAACGGTCCAGACAGTCCTTACACCAAGACGGCCCTGGAGATAGTCAACGTGTGCAAGCAGACCCTGGCAGAG TATGATGAGCACCTGACCCAGCTGGAGAAGGACATCTCCACAGCTAAAGAGGCAGCTCTGGATGCAGCAGACCTGGATAGCCTGGACCCCATGACTCCTGGAACCTACACATCACAG cCTGCCGATGTGTTTGACAGCAGTGCCTCTGTGAGCCTgcacagagagaccagactcttCTCTGAGGTTAAGGCATCTCTTATGACTGTTCCAGAGAAGAGGGGGTTAGGgaag gGTCGTCATAGAAGACTAGGAGAGGAGGAGTCGGACGTGGACATCGAGGGCTTCGAGGAGGAGGAGTATGACTGCAAGCCCAAGACACCAGCTCCT GCTGAGGATGGTGAGGGAGACCTGGAGGAtgaggatgatgaagaggagatGCTGTTGCCGCCGCCCCGCAGACGACTGCAGGGCCACAATGATGATGATTTTGAAGAGGATGAAGGCACCAGTCGGCCAGCCCATGCCAGCGTGCTGTACCAGGACCTGCTCATGTCAGACGGAGAGGATGACGCCAGCGAAGAGGAGGGAGATAACCCGTTCTCCT CGATCCACCTGTCAGAGAGTGGCAGTGActcagacagagaggtggaggtgCGTCCCCCGCCCCCTCCCAGACCTCACCAAGAGACGGCCCGCATGGGCCTGGAGCAGGACGACAGCATGATGTCATACGGGGAAGATGTGCCGGATGAGACCCACCTGGAGGACAGTAATGTCAG TTATGGGAGCTATGAGGAGCCGGAGggtcagacccagacccagacctccAGCATGGGCAATGGAGAGGGCTACGGcatgagtgaggaagaggaggaagatgaggaggcaGCTCGGAGGAGAGGTCCCAGTGTGCTTTCCCAGGTGCAGCTGAGTGAGGATGAGGAGGACAGTGAAGAGTTCAGGTCCATCGGGGGTGACAGTGACATGGACTCAGACAACTAG